In Procambarus clarkii isolate CNS0578487 chromosome 6, FALCON_Pclarkii_2.0, whole genome shotgun sequence, one DNA window encodes the following:
- the LOC138355751 gene encoding clumping factor A-like — MGIKYPVKEGHLYSSRSIRALDVRCPPTDHPTDQPTDQSTDQPTDQTTDQPTDQSTDQPTDQPTDQPTDQTTDQPTDQPTDQTTDQPTDQTTDQPTDQTTDQPTDQTTDQTTDQPTDQPTDQPTDQPTDQPTDQTTDHPNDQPTDQPTDQTTDQTTDQPTDQTTDQTTDQPTDQSTDQTTDQTTDQSTDQTTDQTTDQTTDQSTDQTTDQTTDQPTDQSTDQTTDQPTDQSTDQTTDQTTDQPTDQTTDQPTDQTTDQPTDQTTDQPTGCIISNN; from the coding sequence CCTACTGACCATCCTACTGACCAGCCTACTGACCAGTCTACTGACCAGCCTACTGACCAGACTACTGACCAGCCTACTGACCAGTCTACTGACCAGCCTACTGACCAGCCTACTGACCAGCCTACTGACCAGACTACTGACCAGCCTACTGACCAGCCTACTGACCAGACTACTGACCAGCCTACTGACCAGACTACTGACCAGCCTACTGACCAGACTACTGACCAGCCTACTGACCAGACTACTGACCAGACTACTGACCAGCCTACTGACCAGCCTACTGACCAGCCTACTGACCAGCCTACTGACCAGCCTACTGACCAGACTACTGACCATCCTAATGACCAGCCTACTGACCAGCCTACTGACCAGACTACTGACCAGACTACTGACCAGCCTACTGACCAGACTACTGACCAGACTACTGACCAGCCTACTGACCAGTCTACTGACCAGACTACTGACCAGACTACTGACCAGTCTACTGACCAGACTACTGACCAGACTACTGACCAGACTACTGACCAGTCTACTGACCAGACTACTGACCAGACTACTGACCAGCCTACTGACCAGTCTACTGACCAGACTACTGACCAGCCTACTGACCAGTCTACTGACCAGACTACTGACCAGACTACTGACCAGCCTACTGACCAGACTACTGACCAGCCTACTGACCAGACTACTGACCAGCCTACTGACCAGACTACTGACCAGCCTACTGGCTGCATAATAAGTAATAACTAA